In Candidatus Nitronauta litoralis, one DNA window encodes the following:
- a CDS encoding EAL domain-containing protein, with the protein MEVSRKIQILKSIDILSFLHEATLERLAEESLEMFLHPKEKLFIEGEEGKTMYIILEGEIRIFKKELDITVMGPGSIFGEMALIENQPRSASAEALGQVELLEIDEEQFQRYFAGQPQVLMALMKTMSARFRRSLGNPVAPIMIEDQIDPLERLDHMEDPVLLVNANTFKIIKGSPPAIDQFGYSQEEISNLSLLDCLVKFDESSLKTIIAPILNQTRSQSSIEAEIKKKNGETMPVEIKIRPTNSNNAVPMIMTWVSDISGKKHIEDTIRQMAYYDPLTGLPNRNLLNDRLAVSLARARRNGEKVAIMFLDLDNFKTINDTLGHDMGDLLLKDVAKKLQHTLRQEDTVARMGGDEFIVVAPEIKSTEDAGILAQKILHQFLDAIVIENQELFVGCSIGISTFPEDGTDSKTLLKNADMALYRAKDRGKNNFQLYTPALNFKAMERMAIEKNLRKAVEREEFDLVFQPKVELATGKIVGLEGLLRWDSPELGRVMPVAFIPVAEDTRIIIQIGSWTIRRACQQIREWIDAGLPPVSIAINLSGVQFAHPQLLKEIRKSLHEFDVSPDYLQLEITETILMKDTDLAADILRQLEELGIKAAIDDFGTGYSSLNYLKNLPIHYLKIDRTFVRDYSQGTNSAITKTIVGLGQSLGLKTIAEGIESEEQKQFLLEIGCEEGQGYLFSPPVSSKEVTGLLIEKKTY; encoded by the coding sequence ATGGAAGTCTCCAGAAAAATTCAAATATTGAAATCGATCGATATTCTCAGCTTTCTCCACGAGGCTACTTTGGAACGTTTGGCTGAAGAAAGTCTCGAGATGTTCCTCCATCCCAAAGAAAAACTTTTCATTGAGGGTGAAGAGGGCAAAACGATGTACATCATCCTCGAAGGAGAAATCCGTATTTTTAAAAAGGAACTGGACATCACTGTGATGGGACCGGGATCCATTTTTGGAGAGATGGCCCTGATCGAGAATCAACCGAGATCAGCCAGTGCAGAAGCGCTTGGGCAGGTCGAACTTCTGGAAATCGACGAAGAGCAGTTCCAGCGTTATTTTGCCGGGCAACCTCAAGTCCTCATGGCCCTTATGAAAACTATGTCCGCCCGCTTCAGGAGATCCCTTGGTAATCCAGTAGCCCCTATTATGATTGAAGATCAAATCGATCCTCTGGAAAGGCTGGACCACATGGAGGACCCGGTTCTTCTGGTAAATGCAAATACTTTCAAAATTATCAAAGGAAGCCCGCCTGCAATAGATCAGTTTGGATACAGCCAGGAGGAAATCAGCAACCTGAGCCTCCTTGACTGTTTAGTGAAATTCGATGAATCGTCTCTTAAAACAATCATCGCCCCTATACTCAATCAGACCCGATCACAGTCTTCCATAGAAGCCGAAATCAAGAAAAAAAACGGCGAAACCATGCCGGTAGAAATCAAGATACGGCCAACAAATTCCAACAACGCAGTGCCCATGATCATGACCTGGGTATCCGACATTTCCGGGAAAAAACATATCGAAGACACCATCCGTCAAATGGCCTATTACGATCCATTGACCGGGCTCCCCAACCGGAACCTGCTCAACGACAGGCTAGCCGTCTCCCTCGCGCGGGCGCGTCGCAATGGCGAAAAAGTCGCCATCATGTTTCTCGACCTGGATAATTTCAAAACGATCAATGACACCCTGGGTCACGACATGGGGGATTTATTGCTAAAAGATGTCGCGAAAAAACTGCAGCACACTTTACGACAGGAAGATACGGTTGCTCGCATGGGTGGAGACGAATTCATCGTCGTGGCTCCGGAAATAAAATCGACTGAAGATGCAGGCATCCTTGCCCAGAAAATCCTGCACCAGTTTTTGGATGCCATTGTCATTGAAAACCAGGAATTATTTGTGGGGTGCAGTATCGGTATTTCAACATTCCCTGAGGATGGGACTGACAGCAAGACCCTGCTGAAAAATGCCGATATGGCCTTGTACCGTGCGAAGGATCGTGGAAAAAACAATTTCCAACTCTACACCCCAGCGCTCAATTTCAAGGCCATGGAACGGATGGCCATCGAAAAAAATCTTCGCAAGGCGGTGGAACGTGAAGAGTTTGACCTCGTATTTCAGCCAAAGGTTGAACTTGCTACAGGTAAAATAGTTGGCTTGGAAGGACTTCTGCGTTGGGACAGCCCGGAGCTTGGTCGGGTGATGCCGGTGGCTTTCATTCCTGTAGCAGAAGATACCCGGATTATTATACAGATAGGCTCATGGACTATAAGAAGAGCCTGCCAGCAAATAAGGGAATGGATCGACGCTGGATTGCCCCCGGTCAGTATTGCCATCAACCTCTCAGGTGTTCAGTTCGCGCATCCGCAGTTATTGAAAGAAATCCGGAAATCACTACATGAATTTGACGTCAGCCCGGACTATTTGCAGCTTGAAATAACAGAAACTATTTTGATGAAAGACACGGATCTGGCCGCAGACATACTTCGTCAACTGGAAGAGCTCGGGATCAAGGCGGCTATTGACGATTTCGGAACAGGATACTCCTCTTTAAATTACTTGAAGAACCTTCCTATTCACTACCTCAAAATCGACCGGACCTTTGTGCGGGATTATTCCCAGGGCACTAACTCCGCCATCACCAAAACTATTGTCGGATTGGGTCAAAGCCTGGGGTTGAAAACTATCGCAGAAGGTATCGAGTCTGAAGAACAAAAACAGTTCTTACTTGAAATAGGTTGCGAAGAAGGCCAGGGATATCTGTTCAGCCCGCCAGTGAGCAGCAAAGAAGTCACCGGGCTTCTGATAGAGAAGAAAACTTATTAG
- a CDS encoding amidohydrolase, with the protein MSTLLQLFFLGITLLASTVATVWAGNTTPDPVLLKAARIFDGQDFLSDNSVLIENGKISKTGINVAAPSSNTKILDLGDATILPGFIELHAHLLYRKVQADKVLKHGITTVRDLGGPLHQPYGGKGSLRVLTAGPIITAPHGYPIPLMGAKNIAVAVSNEEEARKTVRDLVAGGAVIIKIALEPGGETGAPWSTHHHHGHHGHSTGKHSRQHTLDQGHSTGKHARQHTLDQGHSTDKHARQHTLDHGHASHSTGNHSQGWPLLSESIVKTIVDEAHKNGRRVTAHLAEERGAQIAINSGVDEWAHMPCNTIPETLLKLAASQRVKIVSTLDTLSKCSGIVSNTKKWKELGGEILYGAEIAHPDIPWGIDAQELLYLQQLAKMNSLDIFRMVTSKAGKHLEIPMLGTLQTGAMADIIAVKGNPIHNLKILEYPDLVISGGEIVINQFSDH; encoded by the coding sequence ATGTCCACCCTTCTCCAATTATTTTTCCTTGGAATCACATTATTGGCTTCGACTGTTGCGACTGTGTGGGCTGGCAACACAACTCCCGATCCTGTTCTTTTAAAAGCGGCACGCATTTTCGACGGACAAGATTTCCTATCTGATAATTCCGTACTAATAGAAAACGGGAAAATTTCAAAAACAGGGATCAATGTAGCGGCACCTTCCTCCAACACAAAAATCCTTGATTTAGGTGATGCCACCATTTTGCCAGGCTTTATTGAACTCCATGCCCATCTCCTTTACCGCAAAGTTCAAGCGGATAAAGTATTAAAACACGGGATTACAACGGTCCGGGACCTGGGAGGTCCCCTGCATCAGCCCTACGGTGGAAAAGGAAGCTTACGAGTTCTAACTGCCGGACCAATCATTACAGCGCCACACGGTTATCCTATCCCATTGATGGGCGCAAAAAATATCGCGGTCGCCGTTTCCAATGAAGAAGAGGCTCGGAAAACTGTTCGAGATCTAGTCGCAGGAGGAGCGGTGATCATCAAAATCGCGTTGGAACCCGGTGGTGAAACCGGCGCACCCTGGTCAACTCACCACCACCACGGGCACCATGGCCATTCGACTGGCAAACATTCCAGACAACATACTCTTGATCAGGGACATTCGACTGGCAAACATGCCAGACAACATACTCTTGATCAGGGCCATTCGACTGACAAACATGCCAGACAACATACTCTTGATCATGGCCATGCATCGCATTCCACTGGAAACCATTCGCAAGGATGGCCGTTACTATCCGAGAGTATTGTCAAAACAATCGTTGATGAAGCCCACAAAAATGGACGCAGGGTTACCGCGCACCTGGCCGAAGAACGGGGTGCACAAATCGCTATCAATTCCGGAGTCGATGAATGGGCTCACATGCCCTGCAATACAATACCTGAAACATTGTTAAAACTGGCCGCATCACAGAGAGTGAAAATTGTTTCTACTCTCGACACCTTGTCCAAATGTTCCGGCATCGTTTCCAATACGAAGAAATGGAAAGAACTGGGAGGCGAGATTTTATACGGAGCGGAAATCGCTCATCCGGATATTCCGTGGGGGATTGATGCGCAGGAACTACTCTATTTACAGCAGTTGGCTAAAATGAATTCTCTGGATATATTTCGAATGGTGACTTCAAAAGCCGGTAAGCACCTCGAAATCCCAATGCTCGGAACCCTGCAAACAGGGGCAATGGCAGATATAATTGCGGTAAAGGGAAACCCCATCCACAACTTGAAAATATTAGAATACCCTGATCTGGTTATCTCAGGTGGTGAAATTGTGATCAATCAATTTTCAGACCACTAA